Below is a genomic region from Actinomadura sp. NAK00032.
TCCCTCAACCACGAGATCCAGGACGCCATGGCCGCCCGGCCCCCGATCATGGCGGCCCTGATCGCCGCCTCGTTCCGCTCCGAGAAGGCCGCCCGCGCCCAGCAACGCCTCTGGGAGGACCGCTACACCCGCTGCGAGATCGTCGTCACCCGAGCCATCGAACGCGGCGAAACCCCACCCGGCACCAACGCCCGCCGCCTACTGATCTCCGCCACCGCTCCCCTGTACCACCACCTGGTCCTCCTCCGCACACCCCCCGACCCGAACCTCCCCGCCCACGCAGCCAAAACCACCACCCTCGCCGCCCAGTCCGGCGCCTTCACCTAACCCACCCCACCCACGCACAAGCCCCCACAGCAAATCTCCGAAGACAAACCCACCACCACTCAACCAACACTCCACCCGACCCCCTCAAGCAACGCCCCGCAGACCAAGCCCCTTCAGGGCCCAGTGGTCGGCAGTGGCAGTCACTCGTGGCCGACACCGCTGGTTACCCCCGGCCCGCTGCATTGAGTCGGCATGCCCGCTGGTTGCCCGGGTCCACTGCATTGAGTCGGCATGCCCGCTGGTTGCCCGGGTCCACTGCATTGAGTCGGCATGACCGGGTCTGTCCAGAGGTGGGCGGCCGTCGCCGACACGCGCGTAGACCCACAAGGGCTATCAGGCCACACGGCCAGCGAGATCACGCCAACTCACAAGCACCGCTGGAGCCCGCAAACACCGCAGGGGCTCGCAAGCACCGTTGGAGCCCGCAAGCACGGCTGACCGGGCTTGGACGAACCCGTACCCGGCGGCCTTGCGCCTCGACCGACCTGGCTGCGGCGCATCTTCAGGCTCTGCGGGCAGCCGGTCGGGTCATTTGCGGCGGCGGCCGCCGTGCTTGGGCTTGCTCTCCTGGGCGGCGATCCGGACGTTCACACCGCTGGGTCCCTTGCCCGGAGTCGCATGGCGGCGGGCGGGCTTGGTCTTGGACGCCGGGCGTCCGGCATCCTTCGCTCCGGCGGGCTTGGCCGGCGCGACAGCGGACATGACGGGGCCCGTCTTGGCGCGGGCCTCGGCGCGGGCGATCTGCTCGCGGGCCTTCTTGACCCGCTTGCGGCCCGTCCCGCCGCGGGCGATGCGGGCCGCCATGCCGTTGCTGCTCGCACCCGCCTGGGCGACGCGCAGGCGGCGCGTCCAGGTGCCGAGGTGTGCGGCGACGATCAGGAGCACCAGCGCGATGCCGACGCTCTTGCCCCACTGGAGCCGGTCGGTCGCCGCGACGTTCTGTGCCTTCGGCGTGTCGGTGGCGATCTGCGGCGCCGGGTAGGCGAAGCCGGGCGTCGCGCCTTCCGGCCGGACGGACGGGAGCGTGATCGGCGACTCGTTGTTGAACGGCGTCAGCGGCGTGTTGGCGCTGGGCACGCCGGAACTCGACGGGAGGGACGGAACAGCCCCGCCCGGGACCGTCGAGGCGGACCCGCCCGCCATCGCCGTTGCCGTGGAGGTGGAGGAGTACAGCGATCCCCCGTCCCCGTTCGACCGCTTCGCCCGGACGCCCACGGAGACCGCGCCGCTCGACCTGGTCAGCGACAGGGTGGTGGAGCAGCTCGTCCCCTGGCACAGGGAAGCCAGGGAGCCGGACTTGGACTTCACGCCGGTACCCGAGAGCGCGTAGCCGGTGAGGTCGTCCTCAACGCCCCGGCTCCACTTCACGACGAGCTTGCGGCCCGACACGTTCGCGCTGACGCCGCCTGGAGCGGCCGGGGGGATCCGCACATGGATGATGCTGGAGTCGTAGATGTGACCGGTCTGCTTGCCCCGCAGAACGATCTTGTAATCCCCGTTCTGGGTGATCGGGAAGGTCCCTGACATGTCGCCGGAGAGGCCGCGCTCCGCGAGGAAGGTGTCCCCGATCCCGGGACCGCTCACCCGCAGTTGCATCGTGATCGCGAAGTCGAAGTGGGCCTTGGCCGTCACCTGGGAGCCGCTCTTGATCACCGTGTCGTTCGCCGGAGAGATCACTTCCGTCGTGGCGGCCTGCGCGGGCAGGGCGCCGAGG
It encodes:
- a CDS encoding TetR/AcrR family transcriptional regulator — translated: MTSATTGRRPGGRTARIRAQVLDAVRAELGEHGYDGLTMDAVAARAGVHRATVYRRWSDIGGLLADVLDAAGDDDWRPPDTGTLEGDLASLNHEIQDAMAARPPIMAALIAASFRSEKAARAQQRLWEDRYTRCEIVVTRAIERGETPPGTNARRLLISATAPLYHHLVLLRTPPDPNLPAHAAKTTTLAAQSGAFT